One Lytechinus variegatus isolate NC3 chromosome 11, Lvar_3.0, whole genome shotgun sequence DNA segment encodes these proteins:
- the LOC121424004 gene encoding NADH dehydrogenase [ubiquinone] 1 alpha subcomplex subunit 7-like, protein MATASRFIQRLRNFFAGRDLQAHLNNRYAYGQSPRTQPDPVLPEGPSHRLSANYYCSRDGRRESQRPVHVFSATQRLPAPQSQEEGENAVGPALKKPVIPGPPPPAMKLSTDEPYL, encoded by the exons ATGGCGACTGCCTCAAGATTTATTCAACGACTGCGGAATTTCTTCGCAGGT AGGGATCTTCAAGCTCATCTGAACAACCGTTATGCTTATGGACAATCTCCCAG GACTCAACCAGATCCTGTGCTCCCTGAAGGCCCTTCTCATCGTCTGTCGGCAAACTACTACTGCTcaagggatggaaggagagaatCACAAAGACCAGTCCATGTCTTCTCTGCCACTCAAAGACTTCCTGCTCCTCAGTCACAAGAAGAAGG AGAGAACGCTGTTGGACCTGCACTGAAGAAACCTGTGATACCTGGCCCTCCTCCTCCTGCTATGAAATTATCAACGGATGAACCTTATCTATGA
- the LOC121424369 gene encoding pleckstrin homology domain-containing family J member 1-like: MRYSDQELLTLACSPPDVEGRLWYRQQRRRRESYRERLFRLKSNFLFYFRIHETSRTLDPLGALLLERCTIREEPMDHGRYVFSLEYQEERDHKHYFAVSSSGEYRRWIDAIKTSSYERLKSTFLLLQREIVRVKDVKKHKDASPKPVRRAPPRPSHPPAGRSHVKLTKETTEIPQVKKEMEVGGALVDIT, from the exons ATGAGATACAGCGACCAAGAACTTCTTACTCTTGCTTGTTCACCACCAGACGTCGAAGGGAGGCTCTGGTACAGACAACAACGGCGTCGTCGAGAAA GTTACAGGGAAAGATTGTTCCGACTGAAGTCAAACTTCCTCTTCTACTTCAGAATTCATGAAACAAGCAGAACACTTGAT CCACTTGGAGCTTTGCTGTTAGAACGATGTACTATAAGAGAGGAGCCTATGGACCATGGCCGCTATGTCTTCTCATTAG agtACCAGGAGGAGAGAGATCACAAACATTACTTCGCCGTTTCATCATCAGGCGAATACAGAAGATGGATCGATGCCATCAAAACATCAAG TTATGAGAGGCTGAAATCAACATTCTTGCTCCTTCAAAGAGAAATAGTTAGAGTAAAGGATGTG AAAAAGCATAAGGATGCTTCTCCAAAGCCAGTCAGACGTGCCCCACCCCGACCATCCCATCCTCCTGCTGGTAGATCACATGTTAAACTAACCAAGGAAACAACAG AAATACCCCAAGTGAAGAAAGAAATGGAAGTTGGAGGGGCCCTAGTGGATATTACTTGA